Proteins from a single region of Puntigrus tetrazona isolate hp1 chromosome 2, ASM1883169v1, whole genome shotgun sequence:
- the LOC122360630 gene encoding sorting nexin-16-like isoform X2, protein MHQVITLNIHCRGYDMFYQNHSPDVVRRGDVMEYYSNGFCRGSGEERTLKVTLLGYKVIEEKTKFTVYKILVKRAPEESWHIFRRYTDFSQLHDKLKEVFPSFDFVLPPKRWFNNFSAEFLDERQLGLQNFLQNLVAHKDVRKSEAVREFLRLEDPPSASDDIRERWAYCETLGATNCCLRRDLMDVGRETESLRNALLHKELQISQPERTKKTQEELDREPQEALTAQEYKAERDAHRRPNKSPELGFIRSHGACWCGSATDSPEKHASKNPIK, encoded by the exons ATGCACCAAGTGATTACTTTAAAT ATCCACTGCAGAGGATACGACATGTTTTACCAGAACCACAGTCCAGATGTTGTGAGGAGAGGGGATGTGATGGAGTATTACAGCAACGGATTCTGCAGAGGCAGCGGTGAAGAAAGGACACTCAAGGTCACGTTGCTTGGATATAAGGTcatagaggaaaagacaaagTTTACT GTCTACAAGATCTTAGTGAAGCGTGCACCAGAAGAGAGCTGGCACATTTTTAGACGATACACAGACTTCTCTCAGCTACACGACAAG CTCAAGGAGGTGTTTCCTTCGTTTGACTTTGTCCTACCGCCCAAACGTTGGTTCAACAACTTCAGCGCTGAATTTCTAGACGAGAGACAGCTGGGCCTACAAAACTTTCTACAAAACCTGGTTGCCCATAAAGATGTGCGAAAAAG TGAGGCGGTCCGAGAATTCCTGCGTCTGGAAGACCCACCCTCTGCTTCTGACGATATTAGAGAAAGATGG GCCTACTGCGAGACACTGGGAGCAACCAACTGTTGCCTTCGAAGAGACTTAATGGACGTTGGGAGAGAGACTGAGTCCCTGAGAAATGCCTTGCTGCACAAAGAGCTCCAAATTAGCCAGCCTGAGAGAACAAAGAA AACCCAAGAGGAACTGGACAGAGAGCCCCAAGAAGCTTTAACAGCACAGGAATATAAAGCGGAGCGAGACGCCCACAGGAGACCAAATAAAAG TCCTGAACTGGGGTTCATAAGGAGTCATGGAGCATGCTGGTGCGGATCAGCAACCGACAGTCCAGAAAAGCACGCTTCCAAGAACccaatcaaataa
- the LOC122360630 gene encoding sorting nexin-16-like isoform X1, whose protein sequence is MHQVITLNIHCRGYDMFYQNHSPDVVRRGDVMEYYSNGFCRGSGEERTLKVTLLGYKVIEEKTKFTVYKILVKRAPEESWHIFRRYTDFSQLHDKLKEVFPSFDFVLPPKRWFNNFSAEFLDERQLGLQNFLQNLVAHKDVRKSEAVREFLRLEDPPSASDDIRERWAYCETLGATNCCLRRDLMDVGRETESLRNALLHKELQISQPERTKNGIYRTQEELDREPQEALTAQEYKAERDAHRRPNKSPELGFIRSHGACWCGSATDSPEKHASKNPIK, encoded by the exons ATGCACCAAGTGATTACTTTAAAT ATCCACTGCAGAGGATACGACATGTTTTACCAGAACCACAGTCCAGATGTTGTGAGGAGAGGGGATGTGATGGAGTATTACAGCAACGGATTCTGCAGAGGCAGCGGTGAAGAAAGGACACTCAAGGTCACGTTGCTTGGATATAAGGTcatagaggaaaagacaaagTTTACT GTCTACAAGATCTTAGTGAAGCGTGCACCAGAAGAGAGCTGGCACATTTTTAGACGATACACAGACTTCTCTCAGCTACACGACAAG CTCAAGGAGGTGTTTCCTTCGTTTGACTTTGTCCTACCGCCCAAACGTTGGTTCAACAACTTCAGCGCTGAATTTCTAGACGAGAGACAGCTGGGCCTACAAAACTTTCTACAAAACCTGGTTGCCCATAAAGATGTGCGAAAAAG TGAGGCGGTCCGAGAATTCCTGCGTCTGGAAGACCCACCCTCTGCTTCTGACGATATTAGAGAAAGATGG GCCTACTGCGAGACACTGGGAGCAACCAACTGTTGCCTTCGAAGAGACTTAATGGACGTTGGGAGAGAGACTGAGTCCCTGAGAAATGCCTTGCTGCACAAAGAGCTCCAAATTAGCCAGCCTGAGAGAACAAAGAA TGGTATTTACAGAACCCAAGAGGAACTGGACAGAGAGCCCCAAGAAGCTTTAACAGCACAGGAATATAAAGCGGAGCGAGACGCCCACAGGAGACCAAATAAAAG TCCTGAACTGGGGTTCATAAGGAGTCATGGAGCATGCTGGTGCGGATCAGCAACCGACAGTCCAGAAAAGCACGCTTCCAAGAACccaatcaaataa